A genomic stretch from Streptomyces venezuelae ATCC 10712 includes:
- a CDS encoding MFS transporter, with amino-acid sequence MPRYRALFRTPEFTPLFLTGAAHTAAQTVAGLGLATLVFRATGSPLLSALALFGPSLAQLVGATTLLSATDRLPPRAALTGIALFFALGTAVLAVPGLPTWAAFTVLLAEGLAASLGAGVRHGLLNEILAREDFLLGRSVTNMAAGACQIAGFAAGGLLIALLSPRGTVLVGAGCYLAAALLARFGLGARPPRAAGRASVAETWRTNRRLWSSPARRRCYLALWVPNGLVVGCESLFVPYDPGRAGLLFACAALGMLAGDTAVGRFVPARLRARIRFPLQALLAAPFLVFVLDPPLPLALFAVALAAVGYAASLLHQERLTALVPEELGGHALGLHSSGMVALQGVSAALAGTLAEYTSAGTGMALLALVSLAVTCALARAETRAVGSTSATPTGARPSPRRDRRRTA; translated from the coding sequence ATGCCCCGCTACCGCGCGCTGTTCCGTACCCCCGAGTTCACCCCGCTCTTCCTCACCGGCGCGGCCCACACCGCCGCCCAGACGGTCGCCGGGCTCGGCCTCGCCACCCTCGTGTTCCGCGCGACCGGCTCCCCGCTGCTGTCCGCCCTCGCGCTCTTCGGGCCCTCGCTCGCCCAGCTGGTCGGTGCGACCACCCTGCTCTCGGCTACCGATCGGCTGCCGCCGCGCGCGGCGCTCACCGGGATCGCGCTGTTCTTCGCCCTGGGCACCGCCGTCCTCGCGGTCCCCGGGCTGCCGACCTGGGCGGCCTTCACGGTCCTGCTCGCCGAGGGTCTTGCCGCCTCGCTCGGCGCGGGCGTCCGCCACGGCCTGCTGAACGAGATCCTCGCCCGGGAGGACTTCCTCCTCGGCCGCTCGGTGACGAACATGGCCGCCGGCGCCTGCCAGATCGCCGGCTTCGCCGCCGGCGGCCTCCTGATCGCCCTGCTCTCGCCGCGCGGCACGGTCCTGGTGGGCGCGGGGTGCTACCTCGCCGCCGCGCTCCTCGCCCGCTTCGGCCTCGGGGCGCGCCCGCCGCGCGCCGCGGGGCGGGCCTCGGTCGCGGAGACCTGGCGGACGAACCGGCGGCTGTGGTCCTCGCCCGCACGCCGCCGCTGCTATCTGGCCCTCTGGGTGCCCAACGGGCTTGTCGTGGGCTGCGAGTCCCTCTTCGTGCCGTACGACCCCGGGCGTGCCGGGCTCCTGTTCGCGTGCGCCGCGCTCGGGATGCTGGCCGGGGACACCGCCGTCGGCCGGTTCGTACCGGCCCGGCTGCGCGCCCGGATCCGGTTTCCGCTCCAGGCGCTGCTCGCGGCGCCGTTCCTGGTGTTCGTCCTGGATCCGCCGCTGCCGCTCGCGCTGTTCGCGGTGGCGCTCGCGGCGGTCGGGTACGCGGCGAGCCTCCTGCACCAGGAGCGGCTGACGGCCCTGGTGCCGGAGGAGCTGGGCGGACACGCCCTCGGGCTGCACAGCTCGGGGATGGTGGCTCTGCAGGGGGTGAGTGCGGCGCTGGCCGGCACCCTCGCCGAGTACACGTCCGCCGGGACGGGAATGGCGCTGCTCGCCCTCGTCTCGCTCGCCGTGACGTGCGCGCTGGCACGGGCGGAGACGAGGGCGGTGGGGTCTACTTCGGCGACGCCGACCGGAGCACGACCGTCTCCTCGCAGGGACCGTCGGCGAACAGCTTGA
- a CDS encoding 2-hydroxy-3-oxopropionate reductase, whose translation MSSNLADSSQPTRPAIAWIGLGIMGSPMSENLLKAGYSVTGFTLEQDKLDRLAKAGGSAAGSIAEAVKDADVIITMVPASPQVEAIAYGPEGILENAKQGALIVDMSSITPQTSVDLAKNAKEKGIRVIDAPVSGGEAGAIEAVLSIMVGGEQADFDEALPILEALGKTIVLCGPHGSGQTVKAANQLIVAVNIQACAEAVVFLEKSGVDLQAALDVLNGGLAGSTVLTRKKDNFLNRDFKPGFRIDLHHKDMGIVTDAARNVGAALPVGAVVAQLVASLRAQGDGGLDHSALLRAVERLSGAQV comes from the coding sequence ATGAGCAGCAACCTCGCTGATTCCTCCCAGCCCACCCGCCCGGCGATCGCGTGGATCGGCCTCGGCATCATGGGCTCCCCCATGTCCGAGAACCTCCTCAAGGCCGGCTACTCGGTCACCGGCTTCACCCTGGAGCAGGACAAGCTGGACCGTCTGGCCAAGGCCGGCGGCTCCGCCGCGGGTTCGATCGCCGAGGCCGTCAAGGACGCCGACGTGATCATCACGATGGTGCCCGCCTCCCCGCAGGTCGAGGCCATCGCCTACGGCCCCGAGGGCATCCTGGAGAACGCCAAGCAGGGCGCGCTGATCGTCGACATGTCGTCGATCACCCCGCAGACCTCGGTCGACCTGGCCAAGAACGCCAAGGAGAAGGGCATCCGCGTCATCGACGCGCCCGTCTCCGGCGGCGAGGCCGGCGCCATCGAGGCGGTGCTCTCGATCATGGTCGGTGGCGAGCAGGCCGACTTCGACGAGGCCCTCCCGATCCTGGAGGCGCTCGGCAAGACCATCGTCCTGTGCGGCCCGCACGGCTCCGGCCAGACGGTGAAGGCCGCCAACCAGCTGATCGTCGCGGTCAACATCCAGGCCTGCGCCGAGGCCGTGGTCTTCCTCGAGAAGTCCGGTGTGGACCTCCAGGCCGCCCTCGACGTCCTCAACGGCGGTCTGGCCGGCTCGACCGTGCTGACCCGCAAGAAGGACAACTTCCTGAACCGGGACTTCAAGCCCGGCTTCCGGATCGACCTGCACCACAAGGACATGGGCATCGTCACCGACGCCGCCCGCAACGTCGGCGCGGCCCTCCCGGTCGGTGCGGTCGTCGCCCAGCTCGTGGCCTCGCTGCGCGCCCAGGGTGACGGCGGCCTGGACCACTCGGCCCTGCTGCGTGCCGTCGAGCGCCTCTCCGGCGCCCAGGTCTGA
- the gcl gene encoding glyoxylate carboligase, producing the protein MTAAAAAVEILKREGVTQAFGVPGAAINPFYRELKNVGGVSHTLARHVEGASHMAEGYTRAKAGNIGVCIGTSGPAGTDMITGLYSAIADSIPILCITGQAPVSKLHKEDFQAVDIATIAKPVTKAATTVLEAAQVPGVFQQAFHLMRSGRPGPVLIDLPIDVQLTEIEFDPETYEPLPVYKPQATRAQAAKALSFLLESERPLIVAGGGIINADASDLLVEFAELTNIPVISTLMGWGTIPDDHELAAGMVGVQTAHRYGNATFLESDFVLGIGNRWANRHTGYNLDAYTKGRKFVHVDIEPTQLGKIFAPDYGIASDAKVALELFIELAKELKAEGKLPDFSAWAASAQERKATLQRRTHFDNIPMKPQRVYEEMNKAFGPETRYVTTIGLSQIAAAQFLHVYKPRHWINCGQAGPLGWTIPAAIGAATAQPDVPVVALSGDYDFQFMIEELAVAAQHKVPYVHVLVNNAYLGLIRQAQGGLGINFEVNLEFENINTPEIGVYGVDHVKVAEGLGVKAIRVTDPDKLGEALEQAKKLAVEHQVPVVVEAILERITNIAMSKTVDMSDVTEFEDLATEPGHAPTAIKALQV; encoded by the coding sequence ATGACCGCCGCCGCAGCGGCCGTTGAGATCCTCAAGCGCGAAGGCGTCACCCAGGCGTTCGGCGTCCCCGGCGCGGCGATCAACCCCTTCTACCGCGAGCTCAAGAACGTCGGCGGCGTCAGCCACACGCTCGCCCGCCACGTCGAGGGCGCGTCCCACATGGCCGAGGGCTACACCCGGGCCAAGGCCGGCAACATCGGTGTCTGCATCGGTACCTCCGGCCCCGCCGGCACCGACATGATCACCGGCCTGTACTCGGCGATCGCCGACTCGATCCCGATCCTCTGCATCACCGGCCAGGCCCCGGTCTCGAAGCTCCACAAGGAGGACTTCCAGGCCGTCGACATCGCCACCATCGCCAAGCCGGTGACCAAGGCCGCGACGACCGTCCTGGAGGCCGCGCAGGTCCCCGGTGTCTTCCAGCAGGCCTTCCACCTGATGCGCTCCGGCCGTCCGGGCCCGGTCCTCATCGACCTGCCGATCGACGTCCAGCTGACCGAGATCGAGTTCGACCCGGAGACGTACGAGCCGCTGCCGGTCTACAAGCCGCAGGCCACCCGCGCGCAGGCCGCGAAGGCGCTGAGCTTCCTCCTGGAGTCGGAGCGCCCGCTGATCGTCGCCGGTGGCGGCATCATCAACGCCGACGCCTCCGACCTGCTCGTCGAGTTCGCCGAGCTGACCAACATCCCGGTCATCTCCACCCTGATGGGCTGGGGCACCATCCCGGACGACCACGAGCTGGCCGCCGGCATGGTCGGCGTCCAGACCGCGCACCGCTACGGCAACGCGACCTTCCTGGAGTCGGACTTCGTCCTCGGCATCGGCAACCGCTGGGCCAACCGTCACACCGGCTACAACCTGGACGCGTACACCAAGGGCCGGAAGTTCGTCCACGTCGACATCGAGCCCACCCAGCTCGGCAAGATCTTCGCCCCGGACTACGGCATCGCCTCCGACGCCAAGGTCGCCCTGGAGCTCTTCATCGAGCTCGCCAAGGAGCTGAAGGCCGAGGGCAAGCTGCCCGACTTCTCCGCCTGGGCCGCCTCCGCGCAGGAGCGCAAGGCCACCCTCCAGCGCCGTACGCACTTCGACAACATCCCGATGAAGCCGCAGCGCGTCTACGAGGAGATGAACAAGGCCTTCGGCCCGGAGACCCGCTACGTCACCACCATCGGTCTCTCCCAGATCGCCGCGGCGCAGTTCCTGCACGTCTACAAGCCGCGCCACTGGATCAACTGCGGCCAGGCCGGCCCGCTCGGCTGGACGATCCCGGCCGCGATCGGCGCCGCCACCGCGCAGCCCGACGTCCCGGTCGTCGCCCTCTCCGGCGACTACGACTTCCAGTTCATGATCGAGGAGCTGGCGGTCGCCGCCCAGCACAAGGTCCCCTACGTCCACGTCCTGGTGAACAACGCCTACCTGGGTCTCATCCGTCAGGCGCAGGGCGGTCTGGGGATCAACTTCGAGGTCAACCTCGAGTTCGAGAACATCAACACCCCGGAGATCGGTGTCTACGGCGTCGACCACGTCAAGGTCGCCGAGGGCCTCGGCGTCAAGGCGATCCGCGTCACCGACCCCGACAAGCTGGGCGAGGCGCTGGAGCAGGCCAAGAAGCTGGCCGTCGAGCACCAGGTCCCGGTCGTCGTCGAGGCGATCCTGGAGCGCATCACCAACATCGCGATGAGCAAGACGGTCGACATGAGCGACGTCACCGAGTTCGAGGACCTGGCCACCGAGCCCGGCCACGCGCCCACCGCGATCAAGGCCCTCCAGGTCTGA
- a CDS encoding DUF1524 domain-containing protein, translating into MIKNLLRGLTPLALILSPLAVPSPALSANVVLLPDALAELTEASEDPDGFQEDAFRHWNAGLDPADGCDTRAEVLLAEAVEAPTAGAGCTLTGGRWTSYYDGQTVSDPAALHVDHLVPLAEAWESGASGWTAARRERYANDQGAAATLVAVTARSQRSKAGRDPAEWVPSDATQYCRYVGEWVSTKLRWGLSADKDEVEALKLFADGPCEETVVLRSASPK; encoded by the coding sequence ATGATCAAGAACCTGCTGCGCGGGCTCACCCCGCTCGCCCTGATCCTGTCGCCCCTGGCCGTCCCCTCTCCCGCCCTCTCCGCGAACGTCGTCCTGCTGCCCGACGCGCTCGCCGAGCTCACCGAGGCGAGCGAGGACCCGGACGGCTTCCAGGAGGACGCGTTCCGTCACTGGAACGCCGGCCTCGACCCGGCGGACGGCTGCGACACCCGCGCCGAGGTCCTCCTCGCCGAGGCCGTCGAAGCACCGACGGCCGGCGCCGGCTGCACGCTGACCGGCGGCCGCTGGACCTCCTACTACGACGGGCAGACCGTCTCCGACCCGGCCGCCCTCCACGTCGACCACCTCGTCCCGCTCGCCGAGGCCTGGGAATCGGGCGCCTCCGGCTGGACCGCCGCCCGGCGCGAACGCTACGCGAACGACCAGGGCGCCGCCGCGACCCTCGTCGCCGTCACCGCCCGCAGCCAGCGGAGCAAGGCCGGCCGGGACCCGGCCGAGTGGGTGCCCTCGGACGCCACCCAGTACTGCCGCTATGTCGGCGAATGGGTGTCGACCAAGCTCCGCTGGGGGCTCTCGGCGGACAAGGACGAGGTGGAGGCGCTCAAGCTGTTCGCCGACGGTCCCTGCGAGGAGACGGTCGTGCTCCGGTCGGCGTCGCCGAAGTAG
- a CDS encoding ArsR/SmtB family transcription factor gives MGWWRIGTDTLAASRFTLSPLTETVASLKTLHAGVRTHPGERAWLDRHLPAYRQRLAAEPLDALLVRAAIGPTWNADFLTPTPPGDRERSFEEEVEAVLATEPAAAVDQLAVAVGGPVPEPLRSARDLPERLAGVLGWVWRVTVLPDWARRRRILQADVTARTARLSRDGWAAALDELCPGKTRWLGDGRLQVNTRHYPSRSVEAGRLLLVPVTARTGWVSWEGTERSAIVYPCTGVLADASGPAVPEALGTLLGPARAGVLVRLETPLSTSQLVALTGQGLGSVGRHLKVLLDAGLVRRGRAGRSVLYEWTEAGAVLVRAPRR, from the coding sequence ATGGGCTGGTGGCGGATCGGCACGGACACCCTGGCGGCGAGCCGCTTCACCCTCTCACCGCTCACCGAGACGGTCGCCTCGCTCAAGACCCTGCACGCCGGGGTGCGGACGCACCCGGGCGAACGGGCCTGGCTCGACCGGCACCTGCCCGCCTACCGGCAGCGGCTCGCGGCCGAGCCGCTCGACGCGCTGCTGGTGCGGGCGGCCATCGGCCCCACCTGGAACGCGGACTTCCTCACCCCCACGCCGCCGGGTGACCGCGAACGGAGCTTCGAGGAGGAGGTCGAGGCGGTCCTCGCGACCGAACCGGCGGCCGCCGTCGACCAGTTGGCGGTGGCCGTCGGCGGGCCGGTGCCCGAGCCGCTGCGCTCCGCCCGCGATCTGCCGGAACGCCTCGCGGGCGTGCTCGGCTGGGTGTGGCGGGTGACCGTGCTGCCGGACTGGGCGCGGCGGCGGCGGATTCTGCAGGCCGACGTGACGGCGCGGACGGCGCGGCTGAGCCGGGACGGTTGGGCGGCGGCGCTCGACGAGCTGTGCCCGGGGAAGACGCGCTGGCTCGGCGACGGCCGGCTCCAGGTCAACACCCGTCATTACCCGTCGCGTTCCGTCGAGGCGGGCCGACTGCTGCTGGTACCGGTGACGGCGCGCACCGGCTGGGTCTCGTGGGAGGGGACGGAGCGAAGCGCGATCGTCTATCCCTGCACGGGAGTTCTGGCGGACGCGTCCGGACCGGCCGTGCCCGAGGCCCTCGGCACGCTGCTCGGACCGGCGCGCGCGGGGGTGCTCGTACGCCTCGAAACGCCGCTGTCCACCAGCCAGTTGGTGGCGCTCACCGGTCAGGGCCTGGGATCGGTGGGGCGCCATCTGAAGGTGCTGCTCGACGCCGGGCTGGTACGCCGGGGACGGGCGGGCCGGTCGGTGCTGTACGAGTGGACGGAGGCGGGCGCGGTGCTGGTGCGGGCGCCGAGGAGGTGA
- a CDS encoding catalase, whose product MSKRVLTTESGAPVADNQNSATAGVGGPILLQDQHLLEKLARFNRERIPERVVHARGSGAYGYFEVTDDVTAFTKANFLGEVGKKTETFIRFSTVADSLGGADAVRDPRGFALKFYTEEGNYDLVGNNTPVFFIKDPIKFPDFIHSQKRDPFTGKQEPDNVWDFWAHSPEATHQITWLMGDRGIPASYRHMNGYGSHTYQWTNEAGEAFFVKYHFKTNQGIRSLSAEQAAELVGKDANSHQTDLLQAIERGVNPSWTLYVQVMPAAEAADYRFNPFDLTKVWPHADYPLQRVGRLVLDRNPDNVFAEVEQAAFSPNNFVPGIGPSPDKMLQGRLFAYADAHRYRLGVNHTQLPVNAPKATVAENYGRDGFMATRQGSRHDKNYEPNSYQGPAQTDLALSAPLAIHGWTGTHEAPQHTKDDDFFQAGELYRLMSEDEKKRLVANIAGGLSQVSREDVIEKNLAHFAAADADYGKRVAEAVRALRED is encoded by the coding sequence ATGTCGAAGCGCGTGCTTACGACCGAGTCCGGCGCCCCCGTCGCCGACAACCAGAACTCCGCCACCGCCGGCGTCGGTGGCCCGATCCTCCTGCAGGACCAGCACCTGCTGGAGAAGCTCGCGCGCTTCAACCGTGAGCGGATCCCGGAGCGCGTGGTGCACGCCCGCGGCTCCGGCGCGTACGGCTACTTCGAGGTGACCGACGACGTCACCGCCTTCACCAAGGCGAACTTCCTCGGCGAGGTCGGCAAGAAGACCGAGACCTTCATCCGCTTCTCCACCGTGGCGGACTCGCTCGGCGGCGCGGACGCCGTCCGCGACCCGCGCGGCTTCGCGCTGAAGTTCTACACCGAAGAGGGCAACTACGACCTCGTCGGCAACAACACCCCGGTGTTCTTCATCAAGGACCCGATCAAGTTCCCCGACTTCATCCACTCCCAGAAGCGCGACCCCTTCACGGGCAAGCAGGAGCCGGACAACGTCTGGGACTTCTGGGCGCACTCCCCCGAGGCCACCCACCAGATCACCTGGCTCATGGGCGACCGCGGCATCCCGGCCTCGTACCGTCACATGAACGGCTACGGCTCCCACACCTACCAGTGGACCAACGAGGCGGGCGAGGCCTTCTTCGTCAAGTACCACTTCAAGACGAACCAGGGCATCCGCAGCCTCTCCGCCGAGCAGGCCGCCGAGCTCGTCGGCAAGGACGCGAACTCGCACCAGACCGACCTGCTCCAGGCGATCGAGCGCGGCGTGAACCCCTCCTGGACCCTGTACGTCCAGGTGATGCCGGCCGCCGAGGCCGCGGACTACCGCTTCAACCCCTTCGACCTCACCAAGGTGTGGCCGCACGCCGACTACCCGCTGCAGCGCGTCGGCCGGCTGGTCCTCGACCGCAACCCGGACAACGTCTTCGCCGAGGTCGAGCAGGCCGCGTTCTCCCCGAACAACTTCGTCCCGGGCATCGGCCCCTCGCCGGACAAGATGCTCCAGGGCCGCCTCTTCGCCTACGCGGACGCCCACCGCTACCGCCTCGGCGTCAACCACACCCAGCTGCCGGTGAACGCCCCCAAGGCGACCGTGGCCGAGAACTACGGCCGCGACGGCTTCATGGCCACCCGCCAGGGCTCGCGCCACGACAAGAACTACGAGCCCAACTCGTACCAGGGCCCGGCCCAGACCGACCTGGCGCTCTCCGCGCCGCTCGCCATCCACGGCTGGACCGGCACGCACGAGGCGCCGCAGCACACCAAGGACGACGACTTCTTCCAGGCCGGTGAGCTCTACCGCCTGATGTCCGAGGACGAGAAGAAGCGCCTGGTCGCCAACATCGCCGGCGGTCTGTCCCAGGTGTCCCGCGAGGACGTCATCGAGAAGAACCTCGCGCACTTCGCCGCCGCCGACGCGGACTACGGCAAGCGCGTGGCCGAGGCCGTCCGCGCCCTGCGCGAGGACTGA